In one Streptomyces venezuelae genomic region, the following are encoded:
- a CDS encoding cation:proton antiporter regulatory subunit has protein sequence MPASRLSRTPLPGIGIRYDLTTREQQRLSVIAHRDGARTLSAYRSDDPDECALSTRLSSGEADALIDALMPSHHSPTLLHTTDLGLVAERVLLSATSHWNGRLLGETRMRTETGVSIVAVLRRADAIPSPAPDFRLAGGDTLIVIGTREGVETAATILGRE, from the coding sequence GTGCCCGCCTCACGACTCAGCCGTACGCCGCTTCCTGGCATCGGCATCCGGTACGACCTCACGACCCGAGAACAGCAGCGCCTCTCGGTGATCGCGCACCGGGACGGAGCACGGACGCTGAGCGCCTACCGGTCCGACGACCCGGACGAGTGCGCGCTCTCGACGCGACTGAGCTCCGGTGAGGCCGACGCACTCATCGACGCCCTCATGCCCTCGCACCACAGCCCGACCCTCCTGCACACCACCGACCTGGGTCTGGTCGCCGAGCGCGTCCTGCTCTCGGCGACCTCCCACTGGAACGGCCGGCTCCTCGGCGAGACCCGGATGCGGACCGAGACGGGTGTGTCGATCGTGGCCGTGCTGCGGAGGGCCGACGCCATTCCGTCGCCCGCCCCCGACTTCCGCCTCGCGGGCGGGGACACCCTGATCGTCATCGGGACGCGCGAAGGCGTCGAGACCGCCGCGACGATACTCGGGCGGGAGTGA
- a CDS encoding cation:proton antiporter — protein MHSAVFLIEFGAIILALGLLGRFAGRFQFSPIPLYLLAGLAFGEGGLLPLGASEEFVAIGAEIGVILLLLMLGLEYTANDLVSNLKTQYPAGLVDCTLNALPGAIAALLMGWGPVAAVVLAGVTWISSSGVIAKVLGDLGRLGNRETPVILSVLVLEDLAMAVYLPIITALLAGVGLAAGSLTLAIALGAAGIVLFIAVRYGRLISRFVSSDDPEKLLLVVLGLTILVAGIAQQLQVSAAVGAFLVGIALSGEVAEGAHSLLAPLRDLFAAVFFVFFGLHTDPSSIPPVLLPALALAVVTALTKIATGYWAARRAGVSVKGRWRAGGALVARGEFSIVIAGLAVAAGIEPSLGPLATAYVLILVIVGPLTARYTQPIAGYVGGVLARRRAPAAEAVQVPAPRDPVEVEALDGRDAGDRS, from the coding sequence ATGCATTCCGCTGTCTTTCTGATCGAATTCGGCGCGATCATCCTCGCGCTCGGCCTGCTCGGCCGGTTCGCGGGTCGATTCCAGTTCTCGCCGATCCCGCTGTACCTGCTCGCCGGACTCGCGTTCGGCGAGGGCGGCCTGCTGCCGCTGGGCGCCAGCGAGGAGTTCGTCGCCATCGGCGCCGAGATCGGCGTCATTCTCCTGCTGCTGATGCTCGGCCTCGAATACACGGCCAACGACCTCGTCAGCAACCTCAAGACGCAGTACCCCGCCGGTCTGGTCGACTGCACCCTCAACGCGCTGCCCGGCGCCATCGCCGCGCTGCTCATGGGCTGGGGCCCGGTCGCCGCCGTCGTGCTCGCCGGTGTCACCTGGATCTCGTCGTCCGGTGTCATCGCCAAGGTCCTCGGCGACCTCGGCCGGCTCGGCAACCGCGAGACGCCCGTCATCCTGAGCGTCCTGGTCCTCGAAGACCTGGCGATGGCCGTCTATCTGCCCATCATCACCGCCCTGTTGGCAGGCGTCGGTCTCGCGGCCGGCAGCCTCACGCTCGCGATCGCGCTGGGCGCGGCCGGCATCGTGCTCTTCATCGCGGTGCGGTACGGACGGCTCATCTCGCGGTTCGTCTCCAGCGACGACCCGGAGAAGCTGCTCCTGGTGGTGCTTGGTCTGACCATCCTCGTCGCGGGGATCGCGCAGCAGCTCCAGGTGTCCGCGGCCGTCGGCGCGTTCCTGGTCGGCATCGCGCTGTCCGGCGAGGTCGCCGAGGGCGCGCACTCGCTGCTCGCGCCGCTGCGTGACCTCTTCGCTGCCGTCTTCTTCGTCTTCTTCGGGCTGCACACCGACCCGTCGAGCATCCCGCCGGTGCTGCTGCCCGCGCTCGCGCTCGCCGTCGTGACCGCCCTGACGAAGATCGCGACCGGTTACTGGGCGGCCCGCCGTGCGGGCGTCTCGGTCAAGGGCCGCTGGCGGGCGGGCGGCGCGCTGGTGGCGCGCGGCGAGTTCTCCATCGTCATCGCGGGACTCGCGGTCGCGGCGGGCATCGAGCCTTCGCTCGGCCCGCTGGCCACGGCTTACGTCCTGATCCTCGTGATCGTCGGCCCGCTGACCGCCCGTTACACGCAGCCCATCGCCGGTTACGTGGGTGGCGTGCTGGCGCGGCGTCGTGCGCCGGCCGCCGAGGCCGTGCAAGTGCCCGCCCCCCGCGACCCGGTCGAGGTCGAGGCCCTGGACGGGCGGGACGCGGGCGACCGGTCCTAG
- a CDS encoding alpha/beta fold hydrolase: MHLRPAARSLLTAAAALALACVGLAAPARASSVPASVLDIPPRGANDWSCKPDAAHPQPVVLVNGTFKLMAENWAALSPKLKRAGHCVFAFNYGKLATASVPRSAEELKDFVEAVRAATGAAKVDLVGHSQGGMMPRYYVKFLGGADKVDDLVGIVPSNHGTSNPLAKPLGDIACPACLDQMTGSELLAKLNEGTETPAGPDYTVVTTRYDEVVIPYTSALLNGPKEYVTNVVLQDRCPLDPFMHDQATKDPVVAQWVLNALDREGPADAAFRPRCAGR; this comes from the coding sequence ATGCACCTGCGTCCCGCCGCCCGGTCCCTGCTGACCGCCGCGGCCGCCCTCGCCCTCGCCTGCGTGGGCCTCGCCGCCCCGGCCCGTGCCTCCTCCGTGCCCGCCTCGGTCCTGGACATCCCGCCCCGCGGCGCCAACGACTGGTCGTGCAAGCCTGACGCGGCGCACCCGCAGCCCGTCGTCCTGGTCAACGGCACGTTCAAACTGATGGCGGAGAACTGGGCCGCGCTCTCGCCCAAGCTGAAGAGGGCGGGTCACTGCGTCTTCGCGTTCAACTACGGGAAGCTGGCGACCGCTTCGGTCCCGCGGTCGGCCGAGGAGCTCAAGGACTTCGTCGAGGCCGTCCGCGCCGCCACGGGGGCGGCGAAGGTCGACCTCGTCGGGCACAGCCAGGGCGGCATGATGCCCCGTTACTACGTGAAATTCCTCGGCGGCGCGGACAAGGTCGACGACCTGGTCGGCATCGTGCCGTCCAACCACGGCACGTCCAACCCCCTGGCCAAGCCCCTCGGAGACATCGCCTGCCCGGCCTGCCTCGACCAGATGACGGGCTCCGAGCTGCTCGCGAAGCTCAACGAGGGGACCGAGACACCGGCCGGGCCCGACTACACCGTGGTCACCACGCGGTACGACGAGGTGGTGATCCCGTACACCAGCGCCCTCCTGAACGGCCCGAAGGAGTACGTCACGAACGTGGTCCTCCAGGACCGCTGCCCCTTGGACCCGTTCATGCACGACCAGGCGACGAAGGATCCGGTCGTCGCCCAGTGGGTGCTGAACGCGCTGGACCGCGAGGGGCCGGCCGACGCGGCCTTCCGGCCCAGATGCGCCGGCCGGTAA
- a CDS encoding sigma-70 family RNA polymerase sigma factor produces MTPALLRSRPGVDPTRDELTTQWALAARDGDAQAFEQFVRATRRDVWRFVAHLSGDLHGADDLTQETYLRALTALPGFAARSSARTWLLSIARRVVADRFRSAAARPRIADTGDWQAAAERAQPNGLPGFDEGVALLDLLETLDAPRREAFVLTQLAGLPYADAADAVGCPIGTVRSRVARARERVSELLLAADDAA; encoded by the coding sequence ATGACTCCTGCCCTTTTGCGGTCCCGGCCCGGCGTGGACCCGACCCGCGACGAGCTCACCACCCAGTGGGCGCTCGCGGCCCGCGACGGCGACGCCCAGGCGTTCGAGCAGTTCGTCCGGGCCACACGCCGCGACGTCTGGCGCTTCGTCGCCCACCTCAGCGGTGACCTGCACGGCGCGGACGACCTGACCCAGGAGACGTATCTCCGTGCCCTGACCGCACTGCCGGGCTTCGCCGCGCGGTCGAGCGCCCGCACCTGGCTGCTCTCCATCGCGCGGCGGGTGGTCGCCGACCGCTTCCGCTCGGCGGCGGCCCGGCCCCGGATCGCCGACACCGGCGACTGGCAGGCGGCCGCGGAACGGGCCCAGCCGAACGGCCTGCCCGGCTTCGACGAGGGCGTGGCGCTGCTCGACCTCCTGGAGACCCTCGACGCGCCGCGCCGCGAGGCGTTCGTCCTGACCCAGCTCGCCGGGCTTCCGTACGCGGACGCGGCGGACGCCGTCGGCTGCCCGATCGGCACGGTGCGTTCGCGCGTGGCGCGGGCCAGGGAACGGGTGAGCGAGCTGCTGCTCGCGGCGGACGACGCCGCGTAG
- a CDS encoding MFS transporter, with protein sequence MDREAMPAPEPAPASDPARRAGASVPHTGGGRHEHRWLILAVVGIAQLMVVLDATIVNIALPSAQKDLGFSDGNRQWIVTAYALAFGSLLLLGGRIADLVGRKVVFLAGLAGFAVASAIGGAATSFSMLVAARALQGVFGALLAPAALSLLTTTFTDPRERAKAFGIYGAIAGAGGAVGLLLGGVLTEYLNWRWCLYVNLAFALIAMVGGARLLHAGAPPDRPKLDVPGTLLVSAGLFCIVYGFSNAETHAWSDVLTWGFLVVGAVLLVLFAWWQTKAAHPLLPLRVVLDRDRGASFLAMFISGAGMFGVFLFLTYYLQQILQYTPVKTGLAFLPMVAVMVVASVVTTNNLVPRVGAKPIVPLGMGLSAAGMAWLTALDVTSGYAAHVLPPLLVAGLGLGLIFAPAMSMATAGVAAHDAGVASAMVNTSQQVGGSIGTALLNTLATTAASNYLVGKKPSPEVQAQAAMQSYSTAYWWSALFFAIGLVVTVILYRRGAPAPTPTDGGAVHM encoded by the coding sequence ATGGACCGTGAAGCCATGCCAGCGCCGGAACCCGCACCGGCGTCCGATCCCGCGCGTCGGGCCGGAGCGTCCGTGCCGCACACGGGAGGCGGGCGGCACGAGCATCGCTGGCTGATCCTCGCGGTGGTCGGCATCGCCCAGCTCATGGTGGTGCTCGACGCGACCATCGTGAACATCGCGCTGCCCTCGGCCCAGAAGGATCTGGGATTCTCCGACGGCAACCGCCAGTGGATCGTCACCGCGTACGCGCTCGCCTTCGGCTCCCTGCTGCTGCTCGGCGGGCGCATCGCCGACCTGGTGGGCCGCAAGGTCGTCTTCCTGGCCGGTCTCGCCGGGTTCGCGGTGGCGTCCGCGATCGGCGGCGCTGCGACGAGCTTCTCGATGCTGGTGGCGGCCCGCGCCCTGCAAGGCGTGTTCGGCGCGCTGCTCGCGCCCGCGGCGCTCTCTCTGCTGACGACCACGTTCACCGATCCGCGGGAGCGCGCCAAGGCGTTCGGCATCTACGGCGCGATCGCCGGAGCGGGCGGCGCGGTGGGGCTGCTGCTCGGCGGGGTGCTCACGGAGTATCTGAACTGGCGCTGGTGCCTGTACGTGAACCTCGCGTTCGCCCTGATCGCCATGGTCGGCGGCGCGCGGCTGCTGCACGCGGGCGCTCCCCCGGACCGCCCCAAGCTCGACGTGCCGGGCACGCTCCTGGTGTCGGCGGGCCTCTTCTGCATCGTGTACGGCTTCTCCAACGCCGAGACGCACGCCTGGAGCGATGTGCTGACCTGGGGGTTCCTTGTCGTCGGCGCGGTGCTGCTGGTGCTGTTCGCGTGGTGGCAGACCAAGGCCGCGCATCCGCTCCTGCCCCTGCGGGTCGTCCTCGACCGGGACCGCGGGGCGTCGTTCCTCGCGATGTTCATCTCGGGCGCCGGCATGTTCGGCGTGTTCCTGTTCCTCACGTACTACTTGCAGCAGATCCTGCAGTACACGCCCGTCAAGACCGGCCTGGCCTTCCTGCCCATGGTGGCGGTGATGGTGGTGGCCTCCGTGGTGACCACCAACAACCTGGTGCCCCGGGTGGGCGCGAAGCCGATCGTGCCGCTGGGCATGGGGCTCTCCGCGGCCGGTATGGCCTGGCTCACCGCCCTGGACGTGACCAGCGGTTACGCGGCGCACGTCCTGCCACCGCTGCTGGTCGCGGGACTCGGGCTCGGTCTCATCTTCGCGCCGGCGATGAGCATGGCGACGGCCGGCGTCGCGGCCCATGACGCGGGCGTCGCCTCGGCGATGGTCAACACCAGTCAACAGGTGGGCGGTTCGATCGGCACGGCCCTGCTGAACACGCTCGCCACCACGGCCGCCTCCAACTACCTGGTCGGCAAGAAGCCGAGCCCGGAGGTGCAGGCGCAGGCGGCGATGCAGTCGTACTCGACCGCGTACTGGTGGTCGGCCCTCTTCTTCGCGATCGGCCTGGTCGTTACGGTGATCCTGTACCGCAGAGGGGCGCCGGCACCGACACCGACGGACGGCGGCGCGGTCCACATGTAG
- a CDS encoding MFS transporter produces the protein MGSGPDTEQAGGGVALASARGRWVLMCAVLASGMALLDGTVVNVALPTLGKDLDASLSALQWVVNAYMLTLSALLLLGGALGDRIGRRRTLVIGVVWFALASALCGLAQDAGTLIAARALQGVGGALLTPGSLALVRASYRPDDQARAVGAWSGLGGVAGAVGPFLGGWLIDGPGWRWIFLINVPLAALVLFAVRHVPESRDETAAQQPFDVPGACLAALFLAGVSFALIGASGDTSAAGVILPAVLGLAAGAAFVLVEHRGRNPMLPLELFRSRLFSAANVMTLCLYAAIGGILFMLPVQLQTTLGYDALRAGTATLPITVLMLLLSASAGDLARRLGPRLPLVAGPLVAAAGVLLMLRVRPGAGYVTEVLPAVVVLGLGMSLFVAPLTATVLASVDASRAGLASGVNNTAARIAQLLVVAGLPLAVGLSGTAYADPDALNASFGKAAVGCAALFVLAAAAAAVFVRPGRTAAWDGEPGEHGSEPQCRTCCGVQAPPLEPGGRTGE, from the coding sequence ATGGGTTCGGGCCCGGACACGGAGCAGGCCGGGGGCGGGGTCGCCCTCGCCTCGGCGCGCGGCCGCTGGGTGCTGATGTGCGCGGTGCTCGCGTCGGGCATGGCACTGCTCGACGGCACGGTGGTGAACGTCGCCCTTCCGACGCTCGGCAAGGACCTCGACGCGTCCCTCTCGGCGCTGCAATGGGTCGTCAACGCCTACATGCTCACGCTCTCCGCGCTGCTGCTGCTCGGCGGGGCGCTCGGCGACCGCATCGGGCGGCGCCGCACGCTCGTCATCGGCGTGGTGTGGTTCGCGCTGGCCTCCGCGCTGTGCGGGCTCGCGCAGGACGCCGGGACACTCATCGCGGCCCGCGCGCTCCAGGGCGTCGGCGGTGCGTTGCTGACGCCCGGTTCGCTGGCGCTGGTCCGCGCCTCCTACCGACCGGACGACCAGGCCCGCGCGGTGGGCGCGTGGTCGGGGCTCGGCGGGGTGGCCGGGGCGGTCGGGCCGTTCCTCGGCGGCTGGCTCATCGACGGGCCCGGCTGGCGGTGGATCTTCCTGATCAACGTGCCGCTGGCCGCGCTGGTCCTGTTCGCGGTGCGGCACGTGCCGGAGAGCCGCGACGAGACGGCGGCACAGCAGCCGTTCGACGTGCCCGGCGCGTGCCTCGCCGCGCTGTTCCTCGCGGGCGTCAGCTTCGCGCTGATCGGGGCGTCCGGGGACACATCGGCGGCCGGAGTGATCCTCCCGGCGGTGCTGGGTCTCGCGGCCGGCGCGGCCTTCGTCCTGGTCGAACACCGCGGCAGGAACCCGATGCTTCCTCTCGAACTGTTCCGCTCGCGCCTGTTCAGCGCGGCGAACGTGATGACGCTCTGCCTGTACGCGGCCATCGGCGGCATCCTGTTCATGCTGCCCGTGCAGTTGCAGACGACGCTCGGCTACGACGCGCTGCGCGCGGGCACGGCGACGCTTCCGATCACCGTCCTGATGCTGCTCCTGTCCGCGTCCGCGGGCGACCTCGCCCGGCGCCTCGGCCCGCGCCTGCCGCTCGTCGCCGGGCCGCTGGTGGCGGCCGCGGGGGTGCTCCTGATGCTGCGGGTGCGGCCCGGCGCGGGGTACGTCACCGAAGTCCTGCCCGCGGTGGTGGTCCTCGGCCTCGGCATGAGCCTCTTCGTGGCACCGCTCACGGCGACGGTGCTGGCCTCCGTCGACGCGAGCCGCGCGGGGCTCGCCAGCGGCGTCAACAACACGGCGGCGCGCATCGCCCAGCTGCTCGTCGTCGCCGGGCTGCCGCTCGCGGTCGGCCTGTCCGGCACGGCGTACGCGGATCCGGACGCGCTGAACGCGTCCTTCGGCAAGGCGGCGGTGGGCTGCGCGGCGCTGTTCGTCCTCGCGGCGGCCGCCGCCGCGGTGTTCGTCCGGCCCGGCCGGACGGCGGCCTGGGACGGCGAACCCGGCGAGCACGGCAGCGAGCCGCAGTGCAGGACGTGCTGCGGGGTGCAGGCGCCACCGCTGGAGCCCGGCGGACGTACCGGCGAGTGA
- a CDS encoding GNAT family N-acetyltransferase, whose product MTSPAAPARETEIVLEPMRATHLADVLALGRRVYDTSVKPYTSWSLSAIARHMDGDASACWVALAGNDLAGYVLGSMGFDQRTDWGNLEWIASAPEYQGQGIASRLVKACCATLTEAGARAVVTDVESRNTASAALMRSNGFEASVSVTLFVREAAR is encoded by the coding sequence ATGACCAGCCCCGCCGCGCCGGCGCGCGAGACGGAGATCGTCCTCGAACCGATGCGGGCCACCCATCTGGCCGACGTGCTCGCGCTGGGCCGCCGCGTCTACGACACCTCGGTCAAGCCGTACACCTCCTGGTCCCTCTCGGCGATCGCCCGGCACATGGACGGCGACGCGTCCGCGTGCTGGGTCGCGCTCGCCGGGAACGACCTCGCCGGGTACGTCCTCGGCTCGATGGGCTTCGACCAGCGCACCGACTGGGGCAACCTGGAGTGGATCGCGAGCGCCCCCGAGTACCAGGGGCAGGGCATCGCGAGCCGCCTCGTGAAGGCCTGCTGCGCGACGCTCACGGAGGCGGGCGCGAGGGCCGTCGTCACCGACGTCGAGTCCCGCAACACCGCGTCGGCGGCGCTGATGCGGAGCAACGGCTTCGAGGCGAGCGTGTCGGTGACGTTGTTCGTACGGGAGGCAGCGCGGTAG
- the hemC gene encoding hydroxymethylbilane synthase: MSVPELIRIVSRSSPMALAQVERVRTELAALHPGIRTEVVPVTTSGDRWMGDLAALGGKGAFTKEVDAALLAGEADLAVHCVKDVPADRPLPAGTTFAAFLKRDDIRDALIHPDGLTLDELPAGTRIGTSSVRRVAQLAASHPELQCVPMRGNAGRRLAKLAAGDADALLLAQSGLDRIGRPELASEILSVETMCPPIGAGILALQCREDDTATIDAVSDLGDKDAWREATAERMFLHVLQGHCNSPIAGFARSERGGDLSLRACVFTPDGKTVLNAHEWAGPLDPATLGTSVAVALLRQGARELIDGIAH; encoded by the coding sequence ATGTCCGTTCCTGAGCTCATCCGCATCGTCTCCCGCTCCTCCCCCATGGCCCTCGCCCAGGTGGAGCGCGTCCGTACCGAACTCGCCGCACTGCACCCCGGCATCCGTACCGAGGTCGTGCCGGTCACCACCTCGGGGGACCGCTGGATGGGCGATCTCGCGGCGCTCGGCGGCAAGGGAGCGTTCACCAAGGAGGTCGACGCGGCGCTGCTCGCCGGCGAGGCGGATCTCGCGGTGCACTGCGTGAAGGACGTACCCGCTGACCGGCCGCTCCCCGCCGGCACCACGTTCGCCGCGTTCCTCAAGCGGGACGACATCAGGGACGCGCTCATCCACCCGGACGGTCTCACCCTCGACGAGCTGCCCGCCGGCACCCGCATCGGCACGTCGTCGGTGCGCCGCGTGGCGCAACTCGCGGCCTCGCACCCGGAGTTGCAGTGCGTGCCGATGCGCGGCAACGCCGGACGCCGCCTGGCGAAGCTCGCGGCCGGTGACGCCGACGCGCTGCTGCTCGCCCAGTCGGGCCTCGACCGCATCGGCCGCCCCGAGCTGGCCAGCGAGATCCTGTCGGTGGAGACGATGTGCCCGCCGATCGGCGCGGGCATCCTCGCCCTGCAGTGCCGCGAGGACGACACCGCGACCATCGACGCCGTGTCGGACCTGGGCGACAAGGACGCCTGGCGGGAGGCGACCGCGGAGCGCATGTTCCTGCACGTCCTGCAGGGGCACTGCAACTCGCCGATCGCCGGGTTCGCCCGTTCGGAGCGGGGCGGCGACCTGTCGCTGCGCGCCTGCGTGTTCACGCCCGACGGCAAGACGGTGCTGAACGCCCACGAGTGGGCGGGCCCGCTCGACCCGGCGACGCTCGGCACGTCCGTCGCCGTGGCGCTGCTCCGGCAGGGGGCGCGCGAGCTGATCGACGGCATCGCCCACTGA
- a CDS encoding SGNH/GDSL hydrolase family protein, translating into MNHENTASRNPLRRSAALALAAAVGVTVLAACGGGTADGRSENADAHTNTDAPRVLWMGDSIAGAEAPALGAALKAGAVPFKSMAADGGGGVVGEVAGPTWDELPKELGSFKPDVVAYQITTYDWGTPDEQRAAYDKLAETVGDAGADLVLVTAPPFKIDAFYKPHAAEIKTAPRSAKSVADRHKDKVRFLDSAALWGTDGTAPKAHRSKDGIHSCQQGSAAFAQWLTKELGRLYSFTPAPAEQWATGSWTGSKVYGPLGCK; encoded by the coding sequence ATGAACCACGAGAACACTGCCTCCCGGAATCCCCTGCGGCGCTCCGCCGCACTCGCGCTGGCCGCCGCGGTGGGCGTCACCGTCCTGGCCGCCTGCGGCGGCGGCACCGCGGACGGCAGGAGTGAGAACGCCGACGCGCACACGAACACGGACGCGCCCCGGGTCCTCTGGATGGGCGACTCCATTGCGGGCGCCGAGGCCCCGGCACTCGGCGCGGCGCTGAAGGCGGGCGCCGTCCCCTTCAAGTCGATGGCGGCCGACGGCGGCGGTGGCGTCGTCGGCGAAGTGGCGGGGCCGACCTGGGACGAGCTGCCGAAGGAGCTCGGCTCCTTCAAGCCGGACGTCGTCGCGTACCAGATCACCACCTACGACTGGGGCACGCCCGACGAACAGCGCGCGGCCTACGACAAGCTCGCCGAGACGGTCGGCGACGCGGGCGCCGACCTCGTCCTCGTCACCGCGCCTCCCTTCAAGATCGACGCGTTCTACAAGCCGCACGCGGCCGAGATCAAGACCGCCCCGCGGTCCGCCAAGTCCGTGGCCGACCGGCACAAGGACAAGGTCCGCTTCCTCGACTCCGCCGCCCTGTGGGGCACCGACGGCACCGCGCCCAAGGCGCACCGCAGCAAGGACGGCATCCACTCCTGCCAGCAGGGATCGGCCGCCTTCGCGCAGTGGCTGACCAAGGAGTTGGGCCGCCTGTACTCGTTCACGCCCGCTCCGGCGGAGCAGTGGGCGACCGGCTCGTGGACGGGTTCCAAGGTGTACGGACCGCTGGGCTGCAAGTGA
- a CDS encoding acyltransferase family protein, whose protein sequence is MTLASAPAPTAPRPPAKRHIAPLDGLRGLAVLGVLLFHAGRFDGGFLGVDLFFVLSGFLITGQLLKEVTRDGRVDLLAFWGRRARRLLPALAVTVAGTLLLVWAFGSVTLLRFGLDDTPWVLGNLANWHFVADQVGYWDSADTRVFSHLWSIAVEEQFYLVWPPVLYLVAFGRGRFRSRRGMGRRAGSGIDGRVAALAAVGAVVSLALMIALTGPVDTTRVYEGTDTRAFSLLLGALMATTPATRAVARLGSLGASWAALFLACGIAAYWSLTDGQNSPALFRGGLFLHALAAALLIGCLAQAPDGPVGRVAGSAPLRRLGTVSYSLYLWHWPVYVLLSEERLGRTGWDRTALIVAVSVAAAALSKYLVEDPVRFRARWAHGRSGAVALVATFAVLVALWAALPVPRAGAGSVDVTRLSADG, encoded by the coding sequence GTGACACTCGCATCCGCGCCCGCCCCGACCGCGCCGCGTCCGCCGGCCAAGCGCCACATCGCACCCCTGGACGGGCTGCGGGGCCTCGCCGTCCTGGGTGTGCTGCTCTTCCACGCGGGCCGGTTCGACGGCGGCTTCCTCGGTGTCGACCTGTTCTTCGTGCTGTCCGGGTTCCTGATCACCGGCCAGCTCCTGAAGGAGGTCACCCGTGACGGGCGCGTCGACCTGCTCGCCTTCTGGGGCCGCCGCGCCCGGCGTCTGCTGCCCGCCCTCGCCGTGACCGTGGCGGGAACGCTGCTCCTGGTGTGGGCCTTCGGCTCGGTGACCCTGTTGCGGTTCGGGCTCGACGACACCCCGTGGGTGCTGGGCAACCTCGCCAACTGGCACTTCGTCGCCGACCAGGTCGGCTACTGGGACTCGGCGGACACGCGGGTCTTCAGCCATCTGTGGAGCATCGCGGTCGAGGAGCAGTTCTATCTCGTCTGGCCGCCGGTCCTGTACCTGGTCGCGTTCGGGCGGGGCCGGTTCCGGTCGCGCCGGGGCATGGGGCGGCGGGCAGGGTCCGGAATCGATGGGCGGGTCGCCGCCCTCGCCGCCGTCGGGGCGGTGGTCTCGCTGGCGCTCATGATCGCCCTCACGGGGCCGGTCGACACCACGCGCGTGTACGAGGGCACGGACACCCGCGCGTTCTCGCTACTGCTCGGGGCGCTGATGGCGACCACTCCGGCCACACGCGCCGTGGCGCGGCTCGGGTCCCTGGGGGCCTCATGGGCCGCGCTGTTCCTGGCCTGCGGCATCGCGGCGTACTGGTCGCTGACCGACGGACAGAACTCGCCCGCCCTGTTCCGAGGCGGTCTGTTCCTGCACGCCCTTGCCGCCGCCCTGCTCATCGGCTGCCTCGCGCAGGCACCGGACGGTCCCGTCGGCCGGGTGGCGGGCAGCGCCCCGCTGCGCAGACTCGGCACGGTCTCGTACAGCCTCTACCTGTGGCACTGGCCGGTCTACGTCCTGCTGAGCGAGGAGCGGCTCGGCAGGACGGGCTGGGACCGGACCGCGCTCATCGTCGCCGTGTCCGTCGCGGCCGCCGCCCTGTCGAAGTACCTGGTCGAGGACCCCGTGCGGTTCCGGGCGCGCTGGGCACACGGCCGCTCGGGCGCGGTCGCGCTCGTCGCCACCTTCGCCGTGCTGGTCGCGCTGTGGGCCGCCCTGCCCGTGCCGCGGGCCGGGGCCGGGTCCGTGGACGTCACGCGACTCTCCGCCGACGGCTGA
- a CDS encoding response regulator transcription factor — protein MPRVLLIEDDPAVQKGVSLALRRRGHELEVAASGETGLLTLERFRPDLVLLDLMLPGMSGLEVCRRIRETMQLPIIILSARGDDIDLVVGLEAGADDYIVKPASGEVIEARMKAVLRRVVPQDPAADSGRDGSTGRVRAHGREDHGDLAVDRSALLVSKAGRELSLAPSELKLLLFLSAAPGQVFSRQHLLEQVWEHSFYGDARLVDACVMRLRGKVEDDPRRPVYIQTVRGFGYRFGPVPRPDGGEQRRQDER, from the coding sequence ATGCCACGAGTTCTGCTGATCGAGGACGATCCCGCGGTGCAGAAGGGCGTGTCTCTGGCGCTCCGCCGCCGGGGTCACGAGCTGGAGGTGGCGGCCAGCGGCGAGACCGGCCTGCTCACCCTGGAGCGGTTCCGGCCCGATCTGGTCCTGCTCGATCTGATGCTGCCGGGCATGTCCGGTCTGGAGGTCTGCCGCCGCATCCGCGAGACGATGCAGCTGCCGATCATCATCCTCTCCGCCCGGGGCGACGACATCGACCTGGTCGTGGGCCTGGAGGCGGGCGCGGACGACTACATCGTCAAGCCCGCGAGCGGTGAGGTCATCGAAGCCCGGATGAAGGCCGTCCTCCGACGTGTCGTGCCGCAGGATCCCGCCGCCGACTCCGGCCGGGACGGGTCCACCGGACGGGTCCGTGCACACGGCCGGGAGGACCACGGCGATCTCGCCGTCGACCGCAGCGCGCTGCTCGTGTCCAAGGCGGGCCGCGAACTGTCTTTGGCGCCCTCCGAGTTGAAGCTGCTGCTCTTCCTTTCCGCGGCGCCGGGGCAGGTCTTCAGCCGCCAGCATCTGCTGGAACAGGTGTGGGAGCACAGTTTCTACGGTGACGCCCGGCTGGTCGACGCCTGCGTCATGCGGCTGCGCGGCAAGGTCGAGGACGACCCGCGCCGGCCGGTGTACATCCAGACGGTACGAGGCTTCGGGTACCGGTTCGGGCCCGTGCCCCGGCCGGACGGCGGCGAGCAGCGGCGTCAGGACGAGCGGTGA